One Paenibacillus sp. J23TS9 DNA segment encodes these proteins:
- a CDS encoding family 16 glycoside hydrolase: MIKKLFTSFAGFLCLIMMIAAVPAFAANGPIVWGTTSTITDINTFTDAGADARGIRPGTFGAEYARMVKLANGDWLAVAAIYDNNGYTKVSWGGTRLQVFRSTDNCRTWSLSATLWEDGRDLDNGQLLQLPNGDILLAMRSVRWQESYQIKVYKSVNGGSSWNYLSTVDENTGAPGALGNPDKGVYEPHMQLLDDGSVALMYANEKHVTGNPSYSQLISEKISTNGGSSWGNEIYVAWDPVNAGSRPGMPVWTKMTNGQYIVTFEVCGTQNCNIFTKKSTDGKTWASGIGTKVNTDQHGGPYLLSLSDGRLVLSSNSNVLSLSNDFGNTWYDNDIPAFGNAWWSALYQTGPNEIAMLNSVERSVGGHKVQVRFGQLSSAYTNDFAANDSGWVHYGGAWTVSGGTYNVNSVNADKSVLTPYPSKMNYTLEGDVKLNNAGQGSLIFNVMNPSAGADLQKGYGAGIDSTGTVWLGRFNNGWTQLQSVNTAIATGTWYHLKIVVNSGNIKVYVGDMNTPKISYNDAVFTGGTIGVRGGFNNSVSFDNIKLN, encoded by the coding sequence TTGATCAAAAAATTATTCACGTCGTTTGCGGGCTTTTTGTGCCTTATCATGATGATTGCCGCCGTTCCGGCTTTTGCTGCGAATGGACCGATTGTGTGGGGGACCACATCCACGATCACGGATATTAACACGTTTACCGATGCCGGAGCGGATGCAAGGGGAATCAGACCCGGTACGTTCGGTGCTGAATATGCGCGGATGGTCAAGTTGGCGAATGGTGACTGGCTGGCGGTTGCCGCCATTTATGATAACAATGGCTATACGAAGGTTTCCTGGGGCGGAACACGCCTGCAGGTATTCCGCAGCACGGACAACTGCCGCACTTGGTCGCTGAGCGCAACGCTCTGGGAGGATGGCCGCGATTTGGACAATGGACAGCTGCTGCAGCTGCCAAACGGCGATATTTTGCTGGCGATGCGTTCTGTCCGTTGGCAGGAATCGTATCAGATCAAAGTGTACAAGAGTGTGAACGGAGGCTCAAGCTGGAATTACCTGAGCACAGTGGATGAGAATACCGGCGCACCCGGCGCGCTTGGAAACCCGGATAAGGGTGTATATGAGCCACATATGCAGCTGCTTGATGACGGCTCTGTAGCGCTGATGTATGCGAATGAGAAGCATGTAACCGGAAATCCATCCTACAGCCAGCTGATCTCCGAGAAGATTTCCACGAATGGCGGCAGCAGCTGGGGGAATGAAATTTACGTTGCCTGGGACCCGGTAAATGCGGGCTCACGTCCGGGAATGCCGGTATGGACAAAGATGACGAATGGGCAGTATATTGTGACCTTCGAGGTTTGCGGTACGCAGAACTGCAACATTTTCACCAAGAAAAGCACGGATGGGAAGACCTGGGCCAGCGGGATCGGCACCAAAGTAAACACCGATCAGCATGGAGGACCTTACCTCCTGTCCCTTAGTGATGGCCGGCTCGTGCTAAGCTCGAATTCCAACGTGCTCTCCCTCAGCAATGATTTTGGAAATACGTGGTATGACAACGATATTCCCGCCTTTGGCAATGCATGGTGGAGCGCGCTGTATCAGACCGGACCGAATGAAATCGCAATGCTGAACTCCGTGGAGCGGAGCGTTGGCGGACATAAGGTACAGGTCAGATTCGGGCAGCTGAGCAGCGCCTACACGAACGATTTCGCAGCAAATGACAGCGGATGGGTTCACTATGGCGGAGCTTGGACGGTCAGCGGAGGAACGTATAATGTAAATTCCGTGAATGCGGATAAATCGGTGCTGACGCCTTATCCTTCCAAGATGAATTATACGCTTGAAGGTGACGTAAAGCTGAACAACGCCGGACAAGGCAGCCTGATCTTCAATGTAATGAATCCTTCTGCCGGAGCAGACCTGCAAAAGGGTTACGGGGCCGGGATCGATTCCACGGGAACCGTCTGGCTGGGACGCTTTAACAATGGCTGGACACAGCTGCAGTCGGTTAACACGGCGATTGCGACAGGGACGTGGTACCATTTGAAAATCGTTGTGAACAGCGGAAATATCAAGGTGTACGTTGGTGATATGAACACGCCAAAAATCAGCTACAACGATGCTGTATTTACCGGGGGCACGATTGGTGTCCGCGGCGGCTTCAACAACAGCGTCAGCTTCGATAATATTAAACTGAATTAG